The following are from one region of the Mangifera indica cultivar Alphonso chromosome 14, CATAS_Mindica_2.1, whole genome shotgun sequence genome:
- the LOC123197027 gene encoding uncharacterized protein LOC123197027 isoform X1 — protein sequence MLLLLFSRQANSGYLCRLSPICLILGLSTSSGFSLDLVASSSSSSTWATNFGLLKRASHRGFPVSLCNPGQKSLQKQNFSNQEMNFSKTKPKREENSFSMRKLRIIYHDPEATDSSSEEDDDYHHRRTQFLGVKRCVTEISLPGLPQEISRENSLQQNVVEGKTGDVTKSEENKKIHKSSTVYKGVRRRPWGRYSAEIRDPFRRVRVWLGTYNTAEEAAMAYQNKKLEFESMIELEKTKNLSTEDVVSRPSALSVLDVTASASLAETFADRIKEANGFEDKKLEFERMIELEKTKNLSTEDVFSHPSPLSVLDVTASASLADTFGDRIKEVNGSEDKKLEFESMIELEKNRNLSTDDVFSHPSPLSVLDVTASASLANAFGDRIKDESGFEEEFMKECNMEKAASRQSNYEDEQSVSYLLEVPGLSPSASEDLGNYAFEDMFREFQHGYGQFNIEDSACVLGDLGNGAVINHLSDIEPCPDDFAWADGILNFSC from the exons ATGCTTTTACTTCT attttctcGGCAAGCAAACAGTGGATATTTATGTCGTCTAAGTCCGATCTGTTTAATACTGGGGCTGTCAACAAGCTCTGGTTTTTCACTCGATCttgttgcttcttcttcttcttcttcaacttggGCGACCAATTTTGGACTATTGAAAAGAGCAAGTCACAGAGGTTTTCCAGTTTCTCTATGCAATCCAGGTCAAAAAA GCcttcaaaagcaaaatttttcGAATCAAGAGATGAATTTTAGCAAAACAAAgccaaaaagagaagaaaattcgTTTTCAATGAGGAAGCTTCGCATAATCTACCATGATCCCGAGGCCACAGATTCCTCaagtgaagaagatgatgattaCCATCACAGAAGAACTCAATTTCTTGGTGTTAAGCGATGTGTTACTGAGATTTCTCTTCCGGGTTTGCCACAAGAAATCAGCAGAGAAAATTCTTTGCAGCAGAATGTTGTAGAAGGCAAAACTGGTGATGTTACTAAGTctgaagaaaataagaaaattcataAGTCGTCAACGGTATACAAAGGTGTTCGGCGAAGGCCTTGGGGGAGGTATTCAGCAGAGATCAGGGATCCTTTCAGACGGGTACGAGTTTGGCTTGGAACTTATAACACTGCAGAGGAGGCTGCCATGGCTTATCAGAATAAGAAGCTAGAGTTTGAAAGCATGATTGAATTGGAAAAGACTAAGAACTTGTCAACTGAGGATGTGGTTTCTCGTCCATCAGCATTGTCTGTGCTGGATGTAACAGCTTCAGCTTCACTGGCTGAAACATTTGCAGATCGAATCAAAGAAGCAAATGGCTTCGAGGATAAGAAGCTTGAGTTTGAGAGAATGATTGAATTGGAGAAGACTAAGAATTTGTCAACTGAGGATGTGTTTTCTCATCCATCACCATTGTCTGTGCTGGATGTAACAGCTTCAGCTTCACTGGCTGACACGTTTGGAGATCGAATCAAAGAAGTGAATGGCTCAGAGGACAAGAAGCTTGAGTTTGAGAGTATGATTGAATTGGAGAAAAATAGGAATTTGTCAACTGATGATGTGTTTTCTCATCCATCACCATTGTCTGTGCTGGATGTAACAGCTTCAGCTTCACTGGCTAACGCATTTGGAGATCGAATCAAAGACGAAAGCGGCTTCGAGGAGGAGTTTATGAAAGAATGCAACATGGAGAAGGCTGCCAGCAGACAAAGCAATTATGAAGATGAGCAATCTGTTTCATATCTGTTGGAAGTGCCAGGCTTATCACCATCAGCCAGTGAAGATCTGGGTAATTATGCTTTTGAGGACATGTTCAGGGAATTCCAGCATGGTTATGGCCAATTCAACATTGAAGATTCTGCTTGTGTGTTGGGAGATTTGGGAAATGGTGCGGTGATTAATCATTTATCTGATATTGAGCCTTGCCCAGACGACTTTGCTTGGGCTGATGGAATTCTAAATTTTTCATGCTGA
- the LOC123197027 gene encoding ethylene-responsive transcription factor ERF117-like isoform X2, which produces MPGLQKQNFSNQEMNFSKTKPKREENSFSMRKLRIIYHDPEATDSSSEEDDDYHHRRTQFLGVKRCVTEISLPGLPQEISRENSLQQNVVEGKTGDVTKSEENKKIHKSSTVYKGVRRRPWGRYSAEIRDPFRRVRVWLGTYNTAEEAAMAYQNKKLEFESMIELEKTKNLSTEDVVSRPSALSVLDVTASASLAETFADRIKEANGFEDKKLEFERMIELEKTKNLSTEDVFSHPSPLSVLDVTASASLADTFGDRIKEVNGSEDKKLEFESMIELEKNRNLSTDDVFSHPSPLSVLDVTASASLANAFGDRIKDESGFEEEFMKECNMEKAASRQSNYEDEQSVSYLLEVPGLSPSASEDLGNYAFEDMFREFQHGYGQFNIEDSACVLGDLGNGAVINHLSDIEPCPDDFAWADGILNFSC; this is translated from the coding sequence ATGCCAGGCcttcaaaagcaaaatttttcGAATCAAGAGATGAATTTTAGCAAAACAAAgccaaaaagagaagaaaattcgTTTTCAATGAGGAAGCTTCGCATAATCTACCATGATCCCGAGGCCACAGATTCCTCaagtgaagaagatgatgattaCCATCACAGAAGAACTCAATTTCTTGGTGTTAAGCGATGTGTTACTGAGATTTCTCTTCCGGGTTTGCCACAAGAAATCAGCAGAGAAAATTCTTTGCAGCAGAATGTTGTAGAAGGCAAAACTGGTGATGTTACTAAGTctgaagaaaataagaaaattcataAGTCGTCAACGGTATACAAAGGTGTTCGGCGAAGGCCTTGGGGGAGGTATTCAGCAGAGATCAGGGATCCTTTCAGACGGGTACGAGTTTGGCTTGGAACTTATAACACTGCAGAGGAGGCTGCCATGGCTTATCAGAATAAGAAGCTAGAGTTTGAAAGCATGATTGAATTGGAAAAGACTAAGAACTTGTCAACTGAGGATGTGGTTTCTCGTCCATCAGCATTGTCTGTGCTGGATGTAACAGCTTCAGCTTCACTGGCTGAAACATTTGCAGATCGAATCAAAGAAGCAAATGGCTTCGAGGATAAGAAGCTTGAGTTTGAGAGAATGATTGAATTGGAGAAGACTAAGAATTTGTCAACTGAGGATGTGTTTTCTCATCCATCACCATTGTCTGTGCTGGATGTAACAGCTTCAGCTTCACTGGCTGACACGTTTGGAGATCGAATCAAAGAAGTGAATGGCTCAGAGGACAAGAAGCTTGAGTTTGAGAGTATGATTGAATTGGAGAAAAATAGGAATTTGTCAACTGATGATGTGTTTTCTCATCCATCACCATTGTCTGTGCTGGATGTAACAGCTTCAGCTTCACTGGCTAACGCATTTGGAGATCGAATCAAAGACGAAAGCGGCTTCGAGGAGGAGTTTATGAAAGAATGCAACATGGAGAAGGCTGCCAGCAGACAAAGCAATTATGAAGATGAGCAATCTGTTTCATATCTGTTGGAAGTGCCAGGCTTATCACCATCAGCCAGTGAAGATCTGGGTAATTATGCTTTTGAGGACATGTTCAGGGAATTCCAGCATGGTTATGGCCAATTCAACATTGAAGATTCTGCTTGTGTGTTGGGAGATTTGGGAAATGGTGCGGTGATTAATCATTTATCTGATATTGAGCCTTGCCCAGACGACTTTGCTTGGGCTGATGGAATTCTAAATTTTTCATGCTGA